Below is a window of Musa acuminata AAA Group cultivar baxijiao chromosome BXJ3-11, Cavendish_Baxijiao_AAA, whole genome shotgun sequence DNA.
TATCAGCTGAGGACAGACGCAAGGACATGGGTCCTGTGAGGAAGAGCAGAGCAGATTGTAAGCTGTTGGGGCCATTGCTCTTTAAATTCTTTGTCTGGCTAATTCAAGTCAACCATCAAGCTTTTGCAAACTAACTCTTTATTCTGATGGTAGTTCTATTGTTTGGATGGCTTttgtaatgatgaatatttgtttTAGGACAGTCTGTGGGTCTATTTCTTTGACACCAGAAGTTAGCCTGACATTTCAGCTCCATATAGAAGATTCATTATTGGTTTTGGTTGGCACAGCTTCTCCATGGTCTCACACAAGATATATAACCTGACCTAACCGAATATGACATATGGAAGAACTTGATTCTACAAACCACAAGATCTGTTGTATCATTACCACTACAGTTGGATGGAAATGGAAATGATATATTATAACTACAAAGCATGGAAGTCATTTACTTGAGATGTGCCATCTCCGTATCCAAAATAACTGTATGCTTTAACAAAGGAGCATGTACTTTATGTTGTATACCCCATGATCTTCTTATGTTACCTTAACCCTCAACTACTAACCAAAGGCAAGCCAAGGTTAGTTCAACTgtgttttcttttattgttgAACTTGCAACCATTCATCTTGAACTGGCTCTATTTAAAGTGTAATTCTTCTATTTTATTCAGACAGCACCAGATCAGAAATTCGAACCAACAAGCATGGCCACAGATAGAGGAAAGGCTAGGATAAAAGTAGTACATGTATGAATTGATACTGAGGAAGCTCCTATAGAGAAAGAAATATGTGATGATGATGCAACATAGGTACATAGAAAGAGAAAGGGATCAAACAAAAGTAGGCAAATCCAAAGGCAATATATCCAAAAGATTGGGAGAATGGAACAGTGTGTCTGTTGCCCATTATCCCATATTACTTGGATGATGTGAGCAGAAGTGGCATGAGCCAACTCTTAACACCAGAAACTTCAGCTAACAAATCTCTTTTTTCTATACCTCTTCTTTTACATCCACCTTCTTAGTAAGGTTTCATTCTTTCACCGCTCTTCTCCTCTTTCTAAGTCTTTCTCGAGTCTCAAGGTTCTTCCACATGACCCTTCCTTCCATCTAGTCAAGACTTCAAACAATTACCATTTGTCTCATTCTCTCAAGACTAAATGCATTAAActgtttctcttttttcttttgttcataGAGACAAACACAGGACATGGCTGGCTGTAATGAGAATGTGGCATCCCAAGGTGAAGAGGTAAGCCTTGTTCAACTTAATTATAAAAAAGAGCACTTAAAAAGAACAGCTGTATtaacaacttattcaatttgtaatTATAGTCACTCTGCTTGGAAAGGCAGGTAAATTTATCTCACTAAGAGAATATAAATTTTCTGCTTTGTGAAAATTTAGGCACTATCATCGCATTTGCTACGAAGGTTTGTCCAGTGAGTTGTATGAATTGGACTGAGAAGTTTTTCGCTAATAATTTGCAGAAAATTAATTACATAAACAAATAGTTTGCACTGGTTGGACTTAACAATTCAAACAAACAATGTCCATGCATGAAGAAGTACAATTAGGTAGATTCAACTCTggaaagaataggaaagatatcTTTTAACTGATTCTTAAGAAGCATTTCCATTTACTTCGTGACTTATTTGTAGGTTTTTGAGTTCATTCATTAAGAACATAGTCAAAGTTTTAAGCAGATTGGGAAGGAAATATTAGCTCAGAAACCAAGGGTATTAGACATGGTTTATAATGTCAGTCTTCGAACACATACATAAATTAGGAGGCCAATTTATTTAAAACACaataaaaagggaaaaagaagaggTAATGAGATAAAAGGATGCTTTAAGAAGAACGAACTAAGAAGTGGCAAAAGCTTTGCATAAATGAACTCTAGTAATAAAATGCATTAAAAAATCTTTCGTTTACATTCTTACTGCCCATGAAGGACTGAGACTCAAGGGCCACCAAGAAGGACAAATTATTGGGTTAAAAGGAACTCAAGGGCCACCAAGATTTTTCTACCTTTATCATATAGTGATGACCATAAACATTACATCAATTCAAATACTTTACATTTTTTGTCAGAATGTCGAAAAATCATATAATGTTTTCTTCAGGGCTTCTTATTTTTATGCTCATAATCTTCCTGCTGTAACTCTTAGGTGAAACTTTTGTATTTCATAGGTGAAACTTTTGTATTTCAAGAATATCTTTCGGTTATAGAATAGATATGTCTTTATTTTCAGATTGTACACAACATTCTCCAAAGAATTAAGTTACTTGCTCAATTCCAGGTAAAATTGGAGAAGTATGGAGGCATTGTGCCTAAGAAACAATTAATATCAAAGGTTAGTTGATACCTTGGTAAAGTAAGCAAGCCAACTTCTGAGTACAATTAGCCACTAAGGTTCCACCACTGCAGGGTTCTGCAATCTTCGACACCTGGCCATTAAAAGTTCAAACCCAATATCAACTTCCTTTGTGATCACATGATGAATTTTAATCAGTATATCACCATTTATTCATACCTTCTAGCTTACCTATCCAGTTGAAATGTCCCACATTCATGATGGTGCAATATAATAACCATACAACTCGAAAATTCTCACTGATGCAAACAAAGCAACTGCAATGACATAACTTTATCAGCTATCAGGCCATCTCTTATGAGGTTGGATGTCATTGAAGCAGAAAATTTGTTTGCTGAAGAGACTGATCTTCAAAATCAGCAAACCTCTATTTGTTGAAGAGGCTTTTACGCATAAACATGTTGGGTCAGAAAATTTATGTCCATCATTCTCTTTTGCTGGTTGCAGGACCATGAAAGAGCCTACTTTGATTCTGCAGACTGGGTCCTCAGCAAGGTATGCCCATTGTGCTTCTCTAAGAAGGTTTGATATGCcataatttaaagaaaatatctgaTATTCTAATGTTAGATTCTAACCCAGTTTTTGATCATTTCCTTTATTCTACAGGTAGGAGGAACAAGTTCAAATACAAAAACTGCAACTGAAAATTTAAAACCCAAGCTGaaggtatgttgattatatgcatTGCTACCAAGTTCATCAAACGTCAATCATATGGACAATAGATCATGGCATGCATTCTCCAGTAGGTGATTTAGATAGCTGCAGTATCACAAGCAAAAAAGCCTAATAAAGCACTTGTTTTCTGAAACAAGCATACAATTAAAACCATCTTAAAAGTTTTTTGCCCAAGCTATGGACAACAAATTTCACTCAAAATCAGTCAAAATACTTGATGCTATCTTTACCTAAAACAACAAAAATATATGTAAACACTATTGATTGAACTTGAGACATACTCAGTGATGAGAACAGATCCATATAACCAACTACACATGGTTGGAACATCACAAGttcttattattgttgttgtactATGATCTTTCTTAATATGGTTTCACTTCGATGGCCAATTGCTGCAGCCAACACCTCATCACCAGCTTCCACCAAGGAAGCCGACATGCACATCAGATCGAGAGTACGACAATCTTCCATTTGATTACATTGTTTTGCTTTGCTCAAGCAATCTTAATCTGATAATTGGATTCTGAAGCATTTACTAACTTGATGTAATCATACAGGATTAACAGCTAAAGAACAAATTGGGTGTGCATGATGTGGTCTATGTGAGGAGGAACGGAGATGATGCTAAATGTCTTTTTCATGTTTTCTGGTCTGCGTGTCGTTTACATGTCTTTAACAGTCATTAAAGCTCTGTTGTTGATAATAAAAAGACACAATGATCAAGTTTGTCGAGATTAAAAAAGGAATCAACCAACATTAAGGTTTTGTTTCTTGGTTGTTTTGTCTCCCAGTAAggtttcataaaataaatatctACTGTACTCATAGTTCCCTATGCCTTTTCAGATAGCTTTCAGATAACGCTTGGAAGATAAGTTGCAAAAGGATTAAATGTATGATAGAAAACTGCCTTCTATTTTCTTTAGAGATGTTTATAGAACACAAGAACATACTAGGGTCATAGAATAAGTTAATTCTGTAATGTTCTCAACTTTACAAAGTCTAACATGTCCTTCTGTTgttccaaaaaaaaaatgataatttgaagaACCTAAATGCCTCTTACAAGTGATTAACAGTAAAAACTTAGCTCACAAATGTGGAAGAACTAATCTAGCAAACACTTTTTATTATCAGAAATTGTGAATAAGCATTACACAAAGAAAGTTTTCTAGAACATGGAAACATAATGTCATGTTTGGTGTAGTTTCAAGCTTTGGATTCCTTAAGAACTCTTCATTTGAGCATCCTTCTGTCTGTAGTTTAGCTCAACAAATTATTGGGTGTAAATGATGCGTTGCAAATTTGATCGACCACAGGTAGATGATGAGTAAATGACTAAAAACATTAGGATTCACCACAAtcacacagcaggttcttgaatgtttATCTAGGCTGATCTCAAAAGAATAACAAAAGAACATGAATCAGCAAAAACTGACTGGATCTGTCCTAACTTATCAAAAAGAGTAGCTTTATACTAAGTCTTTCCTTTTAGATGATTAAAACAAGAAAAACTATAAGTCCATCTAGTTCAGTGATTAGGATATAAATGGCCAGTCTATCTGATCATCAGATGAAGCAATAAATAAATACAGCTGCAACAACAGAATTCAGAATCATCCCAGGTTAATTAACCTCCCAGGCTGATGTTCATATATGATTCATTAGAAAATCACCAAACCATGATTTGTACAATGAAGATAAAACCAAtgtatgcaatatcgtaccgtaccggtgtttcgaggttggctcagtACAGTATGGTACCAGCGTACCGAGTGGTACGCCAAggcgtaccaagcggtacaccagggtgtaccgaacagttttatatattttcttccttactgtagcactgtagcactgttacagtgTAACACCGTAGCACTGTAACACGTTCCGTCCGATACTGGgctgtccgcgtaccggtatgccattGGACTACCATGGATAAAACATCAACTAATTTACTTACTATCCTGAACAATTATAAAGGAAATTCTAGTTAGCATATCACTAGAAGACTACTTACAGAAAATCTCAgttttttctcaacatatggtcCAACATCGTCATCTCCTATGTCGAGCACCCCACCATAAACCACACAAACAGTGGTATTACTCCAAATCAAGCCTGCTTTGGGTACATATGTGGCTCCCCTTGAAATAGCTATAGTTGTCACTCTTAGCATATTAGGTGATACAGCAGCCATAACTAAGAAAACAGAATCTCGTAAATTAAGTTATTTATTTGACATGGCCATTCTTTTGAAGAGTGATGGCTTAACGCTCAGACCCAATCTAAATAATTCAATTCTCCCCAAATCATAGCATCATCATAGACTCGAGTAGCAAACAtaacttatttttttaatgatttgatCAGTTTCTATATGTTGTACGTAGAAATCCTGTTGCACCAGTTAGCTGATTAAACTGACCTTCTGAATATTGAAATAAAACACAGTTATACTTCTACTAATTTGCAAATAGAAGATCGCATTACAGTGAGACATGTCAATGTTTGGCAGTGTAgttaaccaaggtatgcaattttgaatggtaccgtccggtacgggcgatatgtaccggtccgacggcataccagtACGCGGactgcccgctaccgggcggaacGTTTAAAGGCGCCCCATATCGGACGATACGGgataatatcgggcggtaacggtcgaaatcgaatttcgaccgttaccgcactgtaatagagctacagtgctccaacgatcaaattgaccgttggaaccctttttcatagtatttaaacccttcttctcccctatttcactccattacattcttatactttcttaaactatctcaaactctttttttctcacatttgtgctctcctaaactctacaaaacaacgatttgtgaattcaattgaGGCAAATTtggaaagattaagaggaagaactttctaatcaagagctatgtattctctttctttaattagagagtaattaagatctttaatattataattagtgtgtaataaaatagtctaacaattcaaatgatttttctatagatatttcaatatttacataaggacaatccGTAATAGACTGAAATACAAACCTtgcacaagatattcttcaaagcccgaaaaagatatgtgatactattcttacctaatttacattgattttgctaaatttatgctgttactatatttatttctaacttaaaaaccctatcctaattttttttttccaggtattttcggagggttttacacctaaattaggtgtaccgctcggtacgcgcgCTCGGTACacgataccgtatcgtaccgagccaacctcgaaacaccggtacagtatggtattgcataccttgtagTCAACCACTATCCATACATAGGAGTCCAAGACCCATGAGTGTTGCCAGCATTGGTTGCCTTTGGATAGGTATTGAGGAGATCATAACCTCCAGGTGAGGTTGGAACCAATACAGAGTGAATGCAGTGAGCAATGGCTTGCATGTGATTGATGGAATGTTCCAATCTTTAACGAGGATAAATTCTTTGTTGATGCATGGAGGTGGTGGGTGGTGGTAAATTTCAATATGACCAAAGGATCAGTACTGAGATGGACAGATGTAAAACAAGCAATTCTTTGTACAAGAGTTTGGTGTGATTTATCTGTTACTGGCAGTGAGAAGATCCTTTGTTGTTTGTAGGACCAGTAATGGCAACAGTTAATAGTGACAATATGGGAGACAAGCAGTCAGGAAGATTGGGAAGGAATGCTGCCAATCgcctaacgaattcattaaatatcATCAGCAAGCTCTGCAAATCCTTACTGTCCGTAAAATTTAATACAACAAAATTGTATGAATATGTAGAGTATAAATACACCTGATCTCTGATTCATAAGTAGTAGGCAAAAGAAATCAGAAAAAAAACCTAAGAAAATGATTCTGGTCAAGAAAAAAAAGGTGGACTTCTTTGCTTTCTTAATTCTTTTCTTTCAGTAAGTTTCTAAATCATTTCTAAAGTGGGTAATCATATATTCACCCCAATTGCTAAATGCCAATGTCGACATAACCATCTTTTACGGGTCCACTCTCTAGCAAGAAAGGGTAAGAGATCTTTTTCTATCCTTAGTGTTGTTACCATTTCTGAAATACAAAGACAAATACATTAATATCAGATTTTTTCACTAAATTAGAAAATCAAAGTAACTTTGATAAAAATTGTCCTGTTGGAAATTAAATCAAAACAAAAGGTCAAAAGCATTAACATTATAAATACTAAGCATGGACTTCTACAGTAACAACCATAAGAACTATGTGATGAACTAAATTATCCAATTTATCTGTACAAGCAGTATACCAGAAAATTATATGGATGAAAAGAACAGCAAATTTTCCTATAGTTCCATATAAATCTAGAGGATGACACTTTGTGTTGCAACTACAACATGGCATTTGCCTCAAGCATTCATCTTCACATTGTAAACCAACAAGGACTCCAATTAACTGCAGAATGCAAGCACACATGAAGCTCAACATCTCTATTATAGCTATCATAAAAGAACGTCAAGCATTTTTGATAAGGGATTACCAAAACGAAGCAAAAATGAAGAGCCACAAAAAAACTTGCAATACCATCAACAAAAAATCAAGTTTAACCCAAAAGTCATGCAAGAGTTGAAGCAAATAACCCTTGTGAACCAGGAATTAAGGTATAGCCTGGTATTTGTAAGGTAATATTCTGCAGATTTGATGATGTGCCTCTATGCTTTTGCACATACCAAATGGGGCAACATGATCGAACGAAACCGAGACACTATTGGACTAGTTTTTCTAAATTTTAAATTGCAACCTATATGTGTGTTGGTTATAGATAACTGCAATTGCATATTCTCCAAAGAAAAAAACTTTCAGTGAAATTAGAGTGAATTTATGAAGGAAGTTACATTAAGAAATGTTAGTAATTgtttatcaaggacatacacttgTATTCTAGCTTGAGCATTATACAGGAGAATGATCCACTTCCATTTTTTTTAACAACTCCTGTGCCATCTCCCACTTGGTAGACCTTTGAAATGCACATTCAAATGCATCTCTTGCGTAAATTGGAGGATGAAACCCCGTAGCTAGCATCGAGCTTAATTTGTCATAAGCAGCCTCCAACCTACCAGCTTTGCAATGAGCATATAGGTCCTGGACCTCCATTTTTCTTTTCAACTTCTTTGACATATCAAGCTCTCCATTTTTCTTTAGAAAACCATCAACTAAGTTATAAGTGTTGAAATGAGGGCGCATACCCAATCCTATCATCTCCATCAACAATTTGTATGCTATCTGCCAATTCTGAATCATGCAGTTTGCATGGACTAACATAGTGTATGTTGCACAATCTGGCTCACACCTCCTCTTgttcataatatcaaaatatttttgtGCTTCAACAACATTTCCTAACATACAAAAGGCCCGAATGATTGAATTATAAACAACGAGCTTTGGCTTCAGCCCTAGGTTCATCATTCTTCCTAACACCCTACAAGCTTCATCCATTCTACAAGCCTCGCACAGTGCCTTTATTATGACAGTATAACTCTCAGCAACACAATTAGGCTTCCTACCCTCCACCACTCCCAGAATCCCCATTGCTTCCTCAATCTTTCCTGCTTGACAAAGCCTCAAAACAAGTGCATCCACAATATAAGTGCTTGGCAACATACCCAACCTTGCAATCATGTGGAAGACCTCAACTGCAGGTCGTAAGACTCCATCAGCCATGAGATTGGGAACCAAAATATCAAATGGCCTGCTGTGTTTCCTAATGCTAACTCTCCCTACCGTCTCGTCCTTGCCACCAAACTCACAAAGCTCTCTGACAAGAATATTCAATGCTGTCCTTGTTGGAACCAAAGTAGCCCGGGTCATCTCCCGGAACACTTCAAATGCATTCTCCAATCGTCCAAACCTACAAAGTCCGACAATAATATTACTGTACGAGTACATGTCCGGCTGCACAATCCTATGAAAGATTCTAACAGCCACATCGATCAAGCCACCGGAAAGATCCTTTTTGCAAAGCACATATAGCACATTGTTGATCACCAGGTTGTCCGGAGGGCAATTGAGCTCCAATTCCATCACCTCAAACAGGGAAAGCGCCTCCCCGACCCTCCCCTGCCTTCCGAGGAACCGGATGCAAATGGCCACGGACCGAGTCGACACGCGACCATTGCTGCGCGCGACCGTCCTCAGCAACCACTTGAGGTCATCAAATAGCTTCCTCCGGCCGAGGAAGTCGGCCATGTACTCCACCACGGGGTCATCAAACCGGAACCCCAGCCGGAACCCTGCCCAGGAGAAGAATCCGAGGGTGGCGGATCTCcccagccggcggtggcacttGAGAACTTCCAGCACGAGGTCGGAGGTGAGCTTGTGTTCGAACCGAACAAGGAGGCCATCGACGACACGGGGGCGGTCAGAGGGCGGATCCGACAGCAAGGAGCAGATGGATTCCGCGTCGGGGGTCGAGACGAGGCGTAAGGAGTCGGGGCCGATCCGGGGAACGGAAACAGGAAGCGAGGCGGGGCGGTTGGCGGGGGAAGGGATGGCTAGGGCTTGGAGTGATGTGGGGATGGAGGAGAAGCGAAGGGTGGATCGGAGGAGATGAAGAGCGAGACGAGAGAGTGGTTTTGGCCTCCCGAGCATTACAGGGACGGGGGCGGCACGGAGACGGCGAAAGAGTCGAGATGAATCAACTGCAAAATTGAAGGTTGTATTTGATTGCTTATTGCATACTGTTATGTAGGGGGCCACTCCGTTTCCTTAACGGGTCGGGCCGATGTAATATGAGATACAGAGACAATCTTGTAATGGGCTACTCCGTTTTGTTAACGGGTCGGGCTGAGGGAACATGAGATACGGACACAATCTTGGGCAAGTGGGACGACTCGAAATTTGTCTTAAGAGAGAGAAAAGGGGATGAGGTCGAAAGAACAACCAAATAACTGAAATAAACTCACAGTTAGTGTCATTCGCATGGGTCTTTTAAGTCCAATTGCATTCAAATCAATCTTAAGACTTGCAACTTGCTTATTTAACTGTAACAAGAGATTCTTCCTGCCTGGCATCTGACATAAATGCCACTCAATCCATTTGcctaagaaagagaaagaatgggGCATGGACTTAGCAGACCCAGCTTGTAATGTGACTGTGATTGACGTATCCACACTCATCACACTCCCTTCTTCTCAGCTAGCAGACAAGCTGAGCTGCCATATCAACATATCAATGGAGAGGACCTCAATGTGTCATGTGGGGTGGTCTCatggcagagagagagagggggggggggggccctCGTATTAAGGAACCTTTCTCCTTCAGCTGGGCTCTCCTCACTGTTTGTGAGGTACACTCCACCGAAGGGCAGCAATAATGGTGGCGTCCTTGCTGCTAGTAAAGCCATCCCTCGCATCCCTTCACTTGTGCGTTTCTTTTTTGATGCTTTCCCCTTGTCATCATCCTTCAGCATCATCCAGCACTTGCCATGCATCATATGAAGCATAAATatgtgagagagtgagagagacccACCACTTCGGTGGGGATGTGAATTGAGATGGAAAGACGAGTCTTATTCTATGGTTATACAAATGATGTGGATCCTGGTATTTCACTTTTGGCTCTACCCATAGCTTCTGCACAAGTCACGTCGGACAACTGGGCTTTGCTTTCACCACCATCATCTCCTTCTTGCATCCAACATTATTGCAGATGATATCAGTACCAACTCGAGGGCATTGTTCGATGAGCCCGAGCTCACTCTTTGATGTTATTGCAATCTacactttctatatatatatatatatatatatcatctttcAGTCCATACATATCTAAGGAGTTGAACGAGCCTGGCCATTGCGATATATCATGACCAAAGGTTCTTCTTACTACCTACTCAAATGAAGGGATGCAACCAAGGTTGTCTTCCTGCTCCATCAAGCAGGTGCAGTAGAACAATAACTCAACATATGAATGAAGACTTCTACTACTGCTGCAGTTTGTGTAGTTTGTATATTCTTCTACCAGCCAATGCTTTCCCTCGCCCTCCCACCAACTCCAGTTTGAATCTAAGGATTCCAGTAGTAGTTTAATGATAGAATGTGGGAGGGCAGTTTATACCTGTGATCACACTTCAATGTTCAGCAACAGCTGTTCTTGCATGTTTGTGGACAACCTACAGTGACGATGACCATCTCTGGCTGCTCCAAGGCCGCTGTGGCTCATTATTTGTACAGGTTTAGAAA
It encodes the following:
- the LOC103970892 gene encoding pentatricopeptide repeat-containing protein At1g09900-like, which codes for MLGRPKPLSRLALHLLRSTLRFSSIPTSLQALAIPSPANRPASLPVSVPRIGPDSLRLVSTPDAESICSLLSDPPSDRPRVVDGLLVRFEHKLTSDLVLEVLKCHRRLGRSATLGFFSWAGFRLGFRFDDPVVEYMADFLGRRKLFDDLKWLLRTVARSNGRVSTRSVAICIRFLGRQGRVGEALSLFEVMELELNCPPDNLVINNVLYVLCKKDLSGGLIDVAVRIFHRIVQPDMYSYSNIIVGLCRFGRLENAFEVFREMTRATLVPTRTALNILVRELCEFGGKDETVGRVSIRKHSRPFDILVPNLMADGVLRPAVEVFHMIARLGMLPSTYIVDALVLRLCQAGKIEEAMGILGVVEGRKPNCVAESYTVIIKALCEACRMDEACRVLGRMMNLGLKPKLVVYNSIIRAFCMLGNVVEAQKYFDIMNKRRCEPDCATYTMLVHANCMIQNWQIAYKLLMEMIGLGMRPHFNTYNLVDGFLKKNGELDMSKKLKRKMEVQDLYAHCKAGRLEAAYDKLSSMLATGFHPPIYARDAFECAFQRSTKWEMAQELLKKMEVDHSPV
- the LOC103970451 gene encoding uncharacterized protein LOC103970451, with amino-acid sequence MAGCNENVASQGEEVKLEKYGGIVPKKQLISKDHERAYFDSADWVLSKVGGTSSNTKTATENLKPKLKPTPHHQLPPRKPTCTSDREYDNLPFDYIVLLCSSNLNLIIGF